A portion of the Calothrix sp. 336/3 genome contains these proteins:
- a CDS encoding ATP-binding sensor histidine kinase, with protein MVTTLVSIPGYQVSEQIYDGSRTQVYRCIRETDSLPVVIKLLKNPYPSLSELVKFRNQYTIAKNIQHPGIIQSYSLEPYHNGYMLVMEDFGGITIKDYLNSLATQNINLLQEFLQILISLCDVLEILYRQRIIHKDIKPSNILINPKTKQVKLIDFSIASLLPRESQAFISANVLEGTLAYISPEQTGRMNRAIDYRTDFYSLGVTCYELLTGELPFPSKEAMELVHCHIAKIPPTLGNRTEIPPVLDSIIQKLMAKNAEDRYQSAVGLKYDLEECLSQIQAKGNIADFEIGKRDICDRFAIPEKLYGRENEVQELLAAFERVSLGNSEIMLVAGFSGIGKTAVVNEIHKPIVRQRGYFLKGKFDQFNRNIPFSAFVQAFRELMGQLLTESDIKIQGWKRKILQALGDDGRVIIEVIPELERIIGIQAPVTELSGSAAQNRFNLLFQRFVKLFTTKEHPLVIFLDDLQWADSASLKLIQLLVSDVKQGYLLLIGAYRDNEVSPTHPLILTLDEIREAKIIVNTLTLKPLSQLKLNQLVVDTLKCAEGLAFSLSQLIYQKTQGNPFFVNQFLKSLHQDGIIEFNWLEKCWQCDICKIHQQALTDNVVEFMVFQLRKLPESTQEVLRLAACIGNQFDLQTLAIVCQLSEVEVAADLWKALQLDLILPESEIYKFYQEEDKEELFVINDKSPVLAKYKFLHDRIQQAAYCLIPEEQKQVTHLRIGQLLLQNTNEVQQGERIFEIVNQLNYGKSLIFDIPQRRHYAQLNLKAGRKAKASTAYSTAMIYLNHGIDYLTASGWETDTFLMHSLYEEAAEVALLNCDFERMESLIQVVLRQSSSVLEQVKVYEVKLQAYQVQNQQLQAIKIGREILQKLEVILPESATHLEIQQQVENTLEKCQSLTSEDLINLPLMQDTKALAALQIITSLVPSIHQAAPYLFPIIACEEVKLSLKYGNSPLSAPGYADFGIVVSIVLNKLEEGYKFGQLALRMMDKFSDKSVQSMVQFKVAAFNQSNQQSIQQAIALLKESYRVGLETGDSVHTLVSTSFRLLYTYLSGTENLESLLEEVEIYQSRFAASKHFLTWAHIISYSIKNFIDLRENPNCLGYDIDEEEQSLSALIKENDELALYLFYLCKLILNYYFGYFSFALQKADWAEKYLKAGVGMPVAPIYYYYDSLIRLSVFPTVAFSQQEQFLLRVQENQEKLQFYAQAAPMNYQHKYHLVEAVRYQILGKKLEAIDCYERAIAGAKENGYIQEEALANELAAKFYLDWGKEKIAQIYMIEAYYCYFRWGAKAKIMDLQTNYPQLLQSILQQPKSSFHVLETQNTLHTDSIHSYTQTSNSLCDVLDMMSVIQAAQVLSSNIQLDELLQQLTQIILKNSGGEKCVLVLPQDDIWQVRAITTLEDTILCTEPLDDHPCVPNKLIQYVKRTQEVVKIDDLKTDLPVIDDYLSQQKPKSILCLPILNQGHLAGIIYLKNRSTSGVFTSDRIHILNLLCAQAAISLENARLYENSQKFAQQQTQFLAKLQANEIRFQNLANNIPGMVYQFCLAPDGSTSTPYLSSGCFDLYGLAPETVMSGEHNLYALHHPEDEPAIAQAIAYSAQTLTPFKEEWRIILPSGIIKWVQSAARPERQADGSILWDGVVIDISDRKAAEALIMKKSQELEQTLTELQDTQLQMVQHEKMSALGNLVAGVAHEMNNPLGFISATLKQAKPTLGDITQHLQLYQESVENPGEEILEHAEEIDLDYSLEDLPKMFDAMVIACDRLKNISTSLRTFSRADKDYKVAFNIHEGIDSTILILKHRLKANELRPAIEVITEYGNLPHIQCFPGQLNQVFMNILANAIDALDESNTGRSFEEIKANPNQIIIKTSIADNQVKISIADNGKGMSESVQEKIFDHLFTTKAVGKGTGLGLAIAKQIITETHGGKLSCNSMIGEGTEFSIELPMSDFA; from the coding sequence ATGGTTACCACTCTAGTCAGTATTCCCGGATATCAAGTTAGTGAGCAAATATACGATGGTTCCAGAACCCAAGTGTATCGCTGTATTCGAGAAACTGACTCATTACCAGTGGTAATCAAACTGTTGAAAAACCCTTACCCTAGTTTGTCTGAACTGGTAAAATTTCGCAATCAATATACCATAGCCAAAAATATTCAGCATCCCGGAATCATCCAAAGCTATAGCCTAGAACCCTATCACAATGGCTATATGTTAGTCATGGAAGACTTTGGAGGGATAACTATTAAGGATTACTTAAACTCATTAGCAACACAAAATATCAATTTATTACAAGAATTTTTGCAAATCCTCATTTCTTTGTGTGACGTACTAGAAATTCTCTACCGTCAAAGAATTATTCATAAAGATATTAAACCCAGTAATATTTTAATTAACCCTAAAACTAAACAAGTAAAATTAATCGACTTTAGCATTGCATCCCTATTACCACGGGAAAGTCAAGCATTCATCAGTGCTAATGTCTTAGAAGGAACACTTGCTTATATTTCTCCTGAACAAACAGGAAGAATGAATCGGGCAATTGATTACCGCACAGACTTTTATTCTCTAGGTGTTACTTGCTACGAACTACTCACAGGAGAATTACCATTTCCATCCAAAGAAGCAATGGAGTTGGTACATTGTCATATAGCAAAAATACCCCCGACATTAGGAAATCGAACAGAAATTCCTCCAGTATTAGACAGTATTATTCAGAAGCTTATGGCAAAAAATGCCGAAGATAGATATCAAAGTGCTGTCGGATTAAAGTACGATTTAGAGGAATGCTTATCTCAAATTCAGGCAAAAGGAAACATTGCGGACTTTGAAATTGGGAAAAGAGATATTTGTGACAGATTTGCCATTCCAGAAAAATTATATGGCAGAGAAAATGAAGTTCAAGAACTACTGGCAGCATTTGAGAGAGTATCACTAGGAAACAGCGAAATTATGTTAGTAGCTGGTTTTTCTGGCATCGGCAAAACTGCGGTTGTCAACGAAATACATAAACCGATTGTCAGGCAAAGAGGCTATTTTCTTAAAGGTAAATTTGACCAATTTAATCGCAACATTCCCTTTTCTGCATTTGTACAAGCATTCCGAGAATTAATGGGACAATTACTTACAGAAAGTGACATTAAAATTCAAGGATGGAAAAGAAAAATTCTGCAAGCATTAGGAGATGATGGACGGGTAATTATTGAAGTAATTCCGGAATTAGAAAGAATTATTGGGATTCAAGCACCTGTAACCGAATTATCCGGAAGTGCGGCACAAAATCGCTTCAATCTCTTATTTCAAAGGTTTGTTAAGCTATTTACAACTAAGGAACATCCCTTAGTAATATTTTTAGATGATTTACAATGGGCAGATTCAGCTTCTTTAAAGTTGATACAGTTGTTAGTTAGTGATGTCAAGCAAGGATATTTATTATTAATTGGGGCTTATAGAGATAATGAAGTATCACCAACTCATCCGTTGATTTTAACCTTGGATGAAATTAGAGAAGCAAAGATAATTGTCAATACACTAACTTTAAAACCTCTGAGTCAACTAAAATTAAATCAATTGGTGGTAGATACATTAAAATGCGCGGAAGGTTTAGCATTTTCTCTATCACAATTAATTTACCAAAAAACTCAAGGAAATCCATTTTTTGTCAATCAGTTTCTCAAATCATTACATCAAGATGGAATAATTGAATTTAATTGGCTAGAGAAATGCTGGCAATGTGATATATGTAAAATTCATCAGCAAGCACTCACGGATAATGTTGTTGAATTTATGGTCTTTCAATTACGGAAATTACCAGAATCAACACAAGAGGTTTTAAGGTTAGCTGCCTGTATTGGTAATCAATTTGATTTACAAACATTAGCAATTGTTTGCCAATTATCTGAGGTAGAAGTAGCTGCTGATTTGTGGAAAGCTTTACAGTTGGATTTGATTTTACCAGAAAGTGAGATTTATAAGTTTTATCAGGAAGAAGATAAAGAAGAATTATTTGTAATAAATGATAAGAGTCCAGTATTAGCTAAGTATAAATTTCTGCACGATCGCATTCAACAAGCAGCCTATTGCCTAATTCCAGAGGAACAGAAACAAGTAACTCATCTCAGAATTGGACAACTGCTTTTACAGAATACTAATGAGGTGCAACAAGGTGAGCGAATATTTGAGATTGTTAATCAGCTAAATTATGGGAAATCACTCATTTTTGATATTCCTCAGCGTCGTCACTATGCCCAATTAAACCTGAAAGCAGGACGTAAGGCAAAAGCATCAACTGCCTACAGCACAGCGATGATTTATCTCAATCATGGGATAGATTATTTAACAGCAAGCGGTTGGGAAACTGATACTTTTCTGATGCATAGTTTATACGAAGAAGCCGCAGAAGTTGCATTACTTAATTGTGATTTTGAGCGCATGGAATCGTTGATTCAGGTTGTGTTGCGACAAAGTAGTAGTGTACTTGAACAAGTAAAAGTATATGAGGTCAAACTTCAAGCTTATCAGGTACAAAATCAACAACTTCAGGCAATTAAAATTGGGAGAGAAATTCTGCAAAAACTGGAAGTTATTCTTCCGGAATCTGCCACACATCTGGAGATTCAGCAGCAGGTAGAAAATACCCTGGAGAAATGCCAGAGTCTTACTAGCGAAGATTTAATAAATCTACCATTAATGCAGGATACAAAGGCTTTAGCGGCTTTGCAGATTATAACTAGCCTTGTCCCATCTATCCATCAAGCAGCTCCCTATCTCTTTCCCATCATTGCTTGTGAAGAAGTCAAGTTATCGCTTAAATATGGCAATTCTCCGTTGTCTGCACCTGGGTATGCAGATTTTGGAATTGTTGTCAGTATTGTATTGAATAAGTTGGAAGAGGGTTATAAATTTGGGCAGTTAGCACTCAGAATGATGGATAAATTTTCTGATAAATCTGTCCAGAGCATGGTTCAGTTTAAAGTAGCTGCATTTAATCAGTCAAATCAACAAAGTATTCAACAGGCGATCGCGTTATTAAAGGAATCCTACCGAGTGGGATTAGAAACAGGGGATTCCGTTCATACCCTAGTCTCCACTTCCTTTAGATTACTCTATACCTATTTAAGCGGGACAGAGAATTTAGAAAGCCTGTTAGAAGAAGTAGAGATTTATCAATCAAGATTCGCTGCAAGTAAACATTTTTTAACTTGGGCACATATTATTAGTTATTCTATTAAAAACTTTATAGACCTAAGAGAAAATCCCAATTGTCTTGGTTATGATATTGATGAAGAAGAGCAGTCTTTATCGGCTCTCATCAAAGAAAATGATGAACTGGCTCTTTATTTATTTTACCTCTGCAAGTTGATACTTAATTATTATTTTGGGTATTTTTCCTTTGCTCTACAGAAAGCAGACTGGGCAGAAAAATATTTGAAAGCAGGAGTAGGGATGCCTGTTGCTCCAATTTACTACTACTATGACTCCCTAATTCGTTTGAGTGTTTTTCCCACAGTCGCTTTTTCACAACAAGAGCAATTTCTCTTACGAGTTCAGGAGAATCAGGAGAAGCTACAATTTTATGCTCAAGCTGCACCAATGAATTATCAACACAAATATCATTTGGTAGAAGCAGTACGATATCAGATATTAGGCAAGAAATTAGAGGCAATTGATTGTTATGAGCGCGCGATCGCTGGAGCAAAAGAAAACGGTTACATCCAAGAAGAAGCCCTAGCTAATGAACTCGCTGCCAAATTTTATCTTGATTGGGGTAAAGAGAAAATTGCCCAGATATATATGATCGAGGCTTACTATTGTTATTTTCGTTGGGGAGCTAAAGCCAAAATTATGGATTTACAAACCAACTATCCCCAACTGCTCCAGTCTATTTTGCAACAGCCTAAATCCAGTTTCCATGTTCTAGAAACCCAAAATACCCTACACACCGATTCTATTCATTCTTACACCCAAACCTCTAACAGTCTTTGTGATGTGTTGGATATGATGTCGGTAATCCAAGCTGCTCAAGTTCTTTCCAGTAATATCCAACTTGATGAACTACTTCAACAACTCACCCAAATCATTCTGAAAAATTCTGGAGGTGAGAAGTGTGTACTAGTTTTGCCCCAAGATGATATTTGGCAAGTCAGGGCGATCACTACCCTGGAAGACACCATACTTTGTACAGAACCCCTCGACGATCATCCCTGTGTACCAAATAAATTGATTCAGTATGTTAAGCGGACTCAAGAAGTTGTCAAGATTGATGATCTCAAAACCGATTTACCTGTAATTGATGACTATCTCAGTCAACAAAAACCGAAAAGTATACTATGTTTGCCGATTCTCAACCAAGGGCATTTAGCGGGAATTATTTATTTGAAAAATCGCTCAACTAGCGGTGTGTTTACAAGCGATCGCATTCATATATTAAACTTACTATGCGCTCAGGCAGCAATTTCCTTAGAAAATGCTCGACTTTATGAAAATTCCCAGAAGTTCGCCCAGCAGCAAACACAATTTCTAGCCAAATTACAAGCTAATGAAATCCGCTTCCAAAATTTGGCAAATAATATTCCTGGTATGGTTTACCAATTCTGTCTCGCCCCTGACGGTTCCACTTCTACACCATACCTGAGTTCTGGCTGTTTCGACTTGTATGGGTTAGCACCAGAGACGGTAATGAGCGGGGAGCATAACCTTTACGCTCTCCATCATCCTGAGGATGAACCAGCGATCGCCCAAGCAATTGCCTACTCTGCCCAAACTCTGACACCATTTAAGGAAGAATGGCGGATTATTTTGCCTTCGGGAATTATCAAATGGGTACAATCGGCAGCTCGACCAGAGCGACAAGCTGATGGTTCTATTCTATGGGATGGAGTTGTCATTGATATTAGCGATCGCAAAGCAGCTGAAGCCCTGATAATGAAAAAATCCCAAGAGTTGGAACAAACACTCACGGAGTTACAAGACACCCAACTCCAAATGGTTCAACATGAGAAAATGTCGGCTTTAGGTAATTTAGTGGCAGGGGTAGCCCACGAAATGAATAATCCTTTGGGTTTTATTTCTGCAACTCTCAAACAAGCAAAACCCACTCTTGGTGATATTACTCAACATTTGCAACTCTATCAAGAAAGTGTAGAAAATCCAGGGGAAGAAATCCTCGAGCATGCAGAGGAAATTGACTTAGATTATAGCTTAGAAGATTTGCCCAAGATGTTTGATGCTATGGTCATAGCCTGTGACAGGTTGAAAAATATTAGTACCAGTCTCAGAACTTTTTCCCGTGCTGATAAAGATTACAAAGTGGCTTTTAATATCCATGAAGGTATTGATAGTACAATTTTAATTCTCAAACATCGGTTAAAAGCGAATGAACTACGCCCTGCAATTGAAGTAATTACAGAGTATGGGAACTTACCCCACATTCAATGTTTCCCTGGGCAATTAAATCAGGTATTTATGAATATTCTGGCAAATGCCATTGATGCTCTAGATGAGTCGAATACGGGGCGAAGTTTTGAAGAAATTAAGGCAAATCCCAATCAAATTATCATTAAAACATCAATTGCAGATAACCAGGTGAAGATATCAATTGCCGATAACGGTAAGGGAATGAGTGAATCAGTCCAAGAAAAAATCTTTGACCATTTATTTACAACAAAAGCTGTGGGTAAAGGTACGGGTTTAGGATTAGCGATCGCCAAACAAATTATTACAGAAACCCACGGTGGTAAATTAAGTTGTAATTCTATGATTGGTGAGGGTACGGAGTTTAGTATTGAACTGCCAATGTCGGATTTTGCCTAG